The proteins below are encoded in one region of Brachyspira intermedia PWS/A:
- the ligA gene encoding NAD-dependent DNA ligase LigA, with amino-acid sequence MNKEEAKQKIEQLTETINYHNKLYYTDDNPEIEDYEYDKLFRELENLEREFPELKKDDSPTNKVGGTILEKFEKFEHPIAMYSLSNVMNEEEFLEFDNRMQKELNQSKIKYTVENKFDGLALELIYEKGKLTVASTRGDGQVGENVTNNVKMMNNVPKSIKEKKKLIVRGEALITKKDFEALNKEREELEEIPFANARNAASGGLRQLDSAESKKRRLKFFAYQIANYKDFDLTNEYKSMEFLSELGFTVEGVHPNIDAKKVLETYYDIQEKRSKMDYEIDGLVIKVDDVKHQEKLGFLSRAPRFAVAFKFKPEEKETVLKNIEVQVGRTGALTPVAKLEPVQVGGVTVSNVTLHNPNEIKSKDIRIGDTIVVIRSGDVIPKITRVVLEKRPADSKPFEFPKKCPVCGGDTAVTDGDVIVRCINEECPSKITRYIEYFVSKPAMNMERIGKEWIAVFTKSGLVKTPADLYKITRDDLFKFERMGEKLAGYMLESIENSKNTTLKRFIYALGIRQVGETTADLLAKYFTSIDNFKKATIDDLQNIEGIGEISAKSIYDFLHNEKTLKLIDDLLAAGVNPVFEKVVTVESPLTGKNVVITGSIEGFTRNSAKEAAERLGATVQSAVSKNTNILIVGEKAGSKLKKAQDLGVEIMEADKFIKLANG; translated from the coding sequence ATGAATAAAGAAGAAGCTAAACAAAAAATCGAACAATTAACAGAAACTATTAATTACCATAACAAACTTTATTATACAGATGATAACCCTGAAATAGAAGACTATGAATATGATAAACTTTTCAGGGAATTAGAAAATCTTGAAAGAGAGTTCCCAGAATTAAAAAAAGATGACAGCCCTACTAATAAAGTGGGAGGCACTATATTAGAAAAGTTCGAGAAATTTGAACACCCTATTGCTATGTACTCACTTTCTAATGTTATGAATGAAGAAGAGTTTTTGGAATTCGACAACAGAATGCAAAAGGAACTTAATCAAAGCAAGATTAAATACACAGTTGAAAATAAATTTGACGGACTTGCTTTAGAGCTTATTTATGAAAAAGGAAAACTCACAGTTGCAAGCACAAGAGGAGACGGACAAGTTGGAGAGAATGTTACCAATAATGTTAAGATGATGAATAATGTTCCTAAAAGCATAAAAGAGAAAAAGAAACTCATTGTAAGAGGCGAAGCATTAATAACAAAAAAAGATTTTGAAGCATTAAATAAAGAAAGAGAAGAACTTGAAGAGATACCTTTTGCAAATGCTAGAAATGCAGCTTCCGGCGGATTAAGACAATTAGACAGTGCTGAAAGTAAAAAAAGAAGATTAAAATTCTTTGCTTATCAGATTGCTAATTATAAAGATTTTGATTTAACTAATGAATATAAATCAATGGAGTTTTTATCAGAATTAGGATTCACAGTTGAAGGCGTTCACCCAAATATTGATGCTAAAAAAGTATTAGAAACTTATTATGATATACAAGAAAAAAGAAGCAAAATGGATTATGAGATTGACGGACTCGTAATTAAAGTTGATGATGTTAAGCATCAGGAGAAATTAGGATTCTTGTCACGTGCCCCAAGATTTGCAGTAGCATTCAAATTCAAGCCTGAAGAAAAAGAAACTGTATTAAAAAATATTGAGGTTCAAGTCGGACGTACCGGAGCATTAACACCAGTTGCTAAATTAGAGCCTGTTCAAGTTGGAGGTGTTACAGTTTCAAATGTTACACTTCATAACCCTAACGAGATAAAATCAAAAGACATAAGAATCGGCGATACTATTGTAGTTATACGTTCCGGAGATGTTATACCAAAGATCACAAGAGTAGTATTGGAAAAGCGTCCTGCAGATAGTAAGCCTTTTGAGTTCCCTAAAAAATGTCCTGTTTGCGGAGGCGATACTGCTGTAACTGATGGCGATGTAATTGTAAGATGTATTAATGAAGAATGTCCGAGCAAGATAACTAGATATATAGAATATTTTGTTTCAAAGCCTGCTATGAATATGGAGAGAATAGGAAAAGAGTGGATTGCAGTATTTACAAAAAGCGGACTTGTTAAAACTCCTGCTGACCTTTACAAAATAACAAGAGATGATTTATTTAAATTTGAAAGAATGGGGGAAAAATTAGCAGGATACATGCTTGAATCTATTGAGAACAGTAAAAACACTACTTTAAAAAGATTTATATATGCATTAGGTATTCGTCAGGTTGGAGAAACTACTGCTGACTTACTAGCTAAATATTTCACATCAATAGATAATTTCAAAAAGGCTACTATTGATGATTTACAAAATATTGAAGGAATAGGCGAAATAAGTGCTAAAAGTATTTACGATTTCCTTCATAATGAAAAAACATTAAAATTGATAGATGATTTACTTGCAGCAGGAGTTAATCCAGTATTTGAAAAAGTTGTAACAGTGGAATCTCCTCTCACTGGAAAGAATGTTGTAATAACAGGTTCAATAGAAGGATTTACGAGGAATTCTGCAAAAGAGGCTGCTGAGAGATTAGGTGCAACTGTTCAGTCTGCTGTATCAAAAAACACAAACATTCTAATTGTTGGAGAGAAAGCAGGAAGCAAACTTAAAAAAGCTCAGGATTTAGGCGTAGAGATAATGGAAGCTGATAAGTTTATAAAGCTTGCTAATGGGTAA
- a CDS encoding Bor/Iss family lipoprotein, which yields MVKMIILLSIISIFAVSCSYQHRHLVGNGPQTGVTLTRKQWYALWGLVPVNDVDVEKLAGGSENYEIYTRSNAGDFFINLFTGIIGFTSRTVTVRK from the coding sequence ATGGTAAAAATGATAATTTTACTATCAATCATTTCTATATTTGCCGTTTCCTGCTCTTATCAGCATAGGCATTTAGTAGGCAACGGACCTCAGACAGGAGTTACTTTAACAAGAAAACAATGGTATGCTTTATGGGGATTAGTACCTGTAAACGATGTAGATGTTGAAAAACTTGCTGGAGGAAGTGAAAATTATGAAATATATACTAGAAGTAATGCCGGAGATTTCTTCATTAATCTATTTACAGGAATAATTGGTTTCACAAGCAGAACTGTAACTGTGAGAAAATAA
- a CDS encoding DUF2262 domain-containing protein, with the protein MDKEIEDFNKDFDDEIFDMAFVLKRSCCKYNKIPWDKYYTLFVSAIALKNISANVIIENTHIIIHKKVKEPEEYLKILKDESIVKLKVRKEKDPDDFYIRFLLEDIIDTNYKDNDLNIILEKYSEIIYYKDEELGDFVLNKDINSFKKEMTWTESNISIFFDNIDEEFNKQSVDIIKKIFSNKKDIDSKLKECAAESIFKPHNMEREEFIKLISLESISIYSKNCITFYFDDIDGHTILVNSDWDFNFKPITELMFF; encoded by the coding sequence ATGGATAAAGAAATTGAAGATTTTAATAAAGATTTTGATGATGAAATTTTTGACATGGCATTCGTACTAAAAAGGTCATGCTGCAAATATAATAAAATACCTTGGGATAAATATTATACTTTATTTGTTTCAGCTATAGCTTTAAAAAATATTTCCGCTAATGTCATTATAGAAAACACTCATATTATCATTCATAAAAAAGTTAAAGAACCTGAAGAATATTTAAAAATTCTTAAAGATGAGAGCATAGTAAAATTAAAAGTAAGAAAAGAAAAAGATCCTGATGATTTCTATATTAGATTTTTACTTGAAGATATTATTGATACCAACTATAAAGATAATGATTTAAATATTATATTAGAAAAATATTCAGAGATTATTTATTATAAAGATGAAGAATTAGGTGATTTTGTGCTTAATAAGGATATAAACAGTTTTAAGAAAGAGATGACTTGGACTGAGAGTAATATTTCAATTTTCTTTGATAATATTGATGAAGAGTTTAATAAACAAAGCGTTGATATAATCAAAAAAATATTCTCTAATAAAAAAGATATTGACAGTAAATTAAAAGAGTGTGCTGCAGAAAGTATATTTAAACCTCATAATATGGAAAGAGAAGAATTCATAAAATTAATAAGTTTAGAATCTATAAGTATATATTCCAAAAACTGCATAACATTTTATTTTGATGATATTGACGGACATACAATACTAGTAAATAGTGATTGGGATTTTAATTTTAAACCGATTACTGAACTAATGTTTTTTTAA
- a CDS encoding DUF4132 domain-containing protein encodes MENNISNEEQIRNKFERIFQYENNKNAFLDYFYGRSNSCPTLRNYYGYEAEDIFKFYFDENTKEEDKKALSRYAEAIIKDIYKNQNVHIILRLSTGEDLEKALIESYNNTYERTIYDKKYSKATLLNNEASKYIQIQVNNFYKFSELEAYVYKDFNQYLEKVKNDNKALLNKEPRLLLTILVYLINRDDDKSLIKQLLNYIDLLKINYEETISLLFTIVDKDEEVYKRLMNILNKDNNMIYFLVNIYKDMTRTIKLYKRLFKGYSEDKGYYYYTQKLIPEYLELCNFPKECILLNTIVNNNTLFISYLTVEAKKLYDEDKETFYKLYEIIEKSKLENLYLDYAMLSSIMLASGDNKYNIDTNSIVETLKTMCVELLKIMQPIQSFDEITSKSFKYVKEEPYTNHSHYLSAIMSFDGINDEASEITTKLLKHYGIYGKISIYVSIQKIFYNRNILEAKEKLVNDKKVPLKDIYLSLLDSKDNIITLIKNNVEETKSIMEEKSFITSITANISGTISFINCIFSDELSGLIDNKFDFVFKVLDTAKSKEIKKHCVSVISNNESIVRSKVEKLANEGKEASRTVYKEIIKYWDLQKFDDDFQFTSVDEINEYLNKYYNEGHESLIKDIDENILSNILLKDKKTKAPLKIVQYVFMEYVALKEPSILKDCNKIAEFFDIDSFRNALDNIYTNWLNNKADTKLKNILIPYCIFQPEDKLLKLKTQIEEWALNARGALAAHAVYAIALNASKFALVLVDTMSVKIKNNQVKNAAKDALKKTAKALEISEDELIDKIIPDLDFDKKGMRELHYGGEANRVFKLQIKNDFTIEVTDSNDKVLKSLPAPNSKDDKETADASKKELTLIKKNIKMITSNQITRLNKVLLNGRKWSYKTFTELFVENPIMNIFALKLIWGVYDEKNNLIESFRYMEDGSFNTFDEEEYIFEDSLKNKKNITLVHPIELDEEQLSKWKTQLSDYEISQPINQLDLLFEEVKEEHIKNNKIISFEDQEITAGEIMSMANKMSFERSRDIEDGGSYTYYELKDSILNIACRIDFEYMWFGIEANEKVTFKNIAFHRLDENGNCNAEEYINPLDINKRFTSSIYGTVKSYFMK; translated from the coding sequence ATGGAGAATAATATCAGTAATGAAGAACAAATAAGAAATAAGTTTGAAAGAATATTCCAATACGAAAACAATAAGAATGCATTCCTTGATTATTTTTACGGAAGATCAAACAGCTGCCCTACTTTAAGAAATTATTATGGTTATGAAGCTGAAGATATTTTTAAGTTTTATTTTGATGAAAATACTAAAGAAGAAGATAAAAAAGCACTGTCAAGATACGCTGAAGCTATAATAAAAGATATATACAAAAACCAAAATGTTCATATAATTTTGAGATTATCCACTGGTGAAGATTTAGAAAAAGCATTAATAGAAAGTTATAATAATACGTATGAAAGAACTATATATGATAAAAAATATTCTAAAGCAACTTTGCTTAATAATGAAGCATCTAAATATATACAAATACAAGTAAATAATTTTTATAAGTTTTCAGAATTAGAAGCCTATGTGTATAAAGACTTTAATCAATACTTAGAAAAAGTAAAAAATGACAATAAAGCATTATTGAATAAAGAACCTCGTTTATTATTAACTATTTTAGTATACCTCATAAATAGAGATGATGATAAAAGCCTCATAAAACAATTATTAAATTATATAGACTTACTAAAAATCAATTATGAAGAAACTATATCATTACTTTTTACTATAGTTGATAAAGATGAAGAAGTTTATAAAAGATTAATGAATATTTTAAATAAAGATAATAATATGATTTATTTTCTTGTGAATATATACAAAGATATGACAAGAACTATAAAACTATATAAAAGATTATTTAAAGGATATTCAGAGGATAAAGGCTATTATTACTACACACAAAAACTTATACCTGAATATTTAGAACTATGCAATTTCCCTAAAGAATGTATTTTGTTAAACACAATAGTTAATAATAACACTCTTTTTATTTCATATTTAACAGTAGAAGCAAAAAAATTATATGATGAAGACAAAGAAACTTTTTATAAGCTTTATGAGATAATAGAAAAATCAAAATTGGAAAATTTATATCTTGATTATGCTATGCTTTCATCAATTATGCTTGCAAGCGGTGATAACAAATATAATATCGATACTAATTCTATTGTAGAAACTCTCAAAACAATGTGCGTTGAGCTATTAAAGATAATGCAGCCTATTCAAAGTTTTGATGAAATAACTTCTAAAAGCTTTAAATATGTAAAAGAAGAACCTTACACTAATCATAGTCATTATTTATCAGCTATAATGTCCTTTGACGGTATAAATGATGAAGCATCAGAAATTACTACTAAATTATTAAAGCATTACGGAATATACGGCAAAATTTCAATTTATGTTTCTATTCAGAAAATATTCTATAATAGAAATATTTTGGAAGCTAAAGAAAAATTAGTTAATGATAAAAAAGTACCATTAAAAGATATTTATTTATCATTATTAGATTCAAAAGATAATATTATCACACTTATAAAAAATAATGTTGAAGAAACAAAATCTATTATGGAAGAAAAATCGTTTATCACTTCTATAACAGCAAATATTAGCGGTACTATATCATTTATTAATTGTATTTTCAGTGATGAATTAAGCGGTTTAATTGATAATAAATTTGATTTTGTTTTCAAAGTTCTTGATACAGCAAAATCAAAAGAAATAAAAAAGCATTGTGTATCAGTAATCAGTAATAATGAAAGCATTGTAAGAAGCAAAGTAGAAAAATTAGCGAATGAAGGAAAAGAAGCATCAAGAACAGTTTATAAAGAAATAATTAAATATTGGGACTTACAAAAGTTTGATGATGATTTCCAATTTACAAGTGTTGACGAAATAAACGAATATTTAAATAAATACTATAATGAAGGACATGAAAGTTTAATAAAAGATATAGACGAAAATATACTTTCTAATATTTTATTAAAAGACAAGAAAACTAAAGCACCTTTAAAAATAGTTCAGTATGTGTTTATGGAATATGTTGCATTAAAAGAACCTTCTATATTAAAAGACTGCAACAAGATAGCAGAGTTCTTTGATATTGATTCATTTAGAAATGCACTTGATAATATATATACAAATTGGCTCAACAACAAAGCAGATACAAAATTAAAAAATATACTTATTCCATATTGTATTTTCCAGCCTGAAGATAAACTATTAAAATTAAAAACACAAATTGAAGAATGGGCATTGAATGCAAGAGGAGCATTAGCCGCTCATGCAGTATATGCTATAGCATTAAATGCAAGCAAATTTGCATTGGTTTTAGTTGATACAATGTCTGTAAAAATTAAAAATAATCAAGTAAAAAATGCTGCTAAAGATGCATTAAAAAAGACTGCAAAAGCATTAGAGATTTCAGAAGATGAACTAATAGACAAAATAATTCCAGATTTGGACTTTGATAAAAAAGGAATGAGAGAACTTCATTATGGAGGAGAAGCAAACAGAGTATTTAAACTTCAAATAAAAAATGATTTCACTATCGAAGTAACAGATTCAAATGACAAAGTTTTAAAATCACTTCCTGCACCAAACAGCAAAGACGATAAAGAAACTGCAGATGCATCTAAAAAAGAATTAACTTTGATAAAGAAAAATATAAAAATGATAACTTCTAATCAAATAACAAGATTAAATAAAGTTTTATTAAACGGAAGAAAATGGTCTTATAAAACTTTTACTGAGCTTTTTGTAGAAAACCCTATAATGAATATATTTGCTTTAAAACTTATATGGGGCGTTTATGATGAAAAGAATAATTTGATAGAAAGTTTTAGATACATGGAAGACGGTTCTTTCAACACTTTTGATGAAGAAGAATATATATTTGAAGACAGTCTTAAAAACAAAAAGAATATTACTTTAGTTCACCCTATAGAATTAGACGAAGAACAATTATCAAAATGGAAAACTCAATTAAGCGACTACGAAATATCACAGCCTATAAATCAGCTTGACTTATTATTTGAAGAAGTAAAAGAAGAGCATATAAAAAACAACAAAATCATTTCCTTTGAAGATCAGGAAATAACAGCAGGCGAAATAATGTCAATGGCAAATAAAATGTCATTTGAAAGAAGCAGAGATATTGAAGACGGCGGAAGCTATACTTATTATGAATTAAAAGACTCTATATTAAATATTGCATGCCGTATAGATTTTGAATATATGTGGTTTGGAATAGAGGCTAACGAAAAAGTAACATTTAAAAATATTGCTTTCCACAGGCTAGATGAAAACGGAAACTGCAATGCAGAAGAATATATAAATCCTTTAGACATTAACAAAAGATTTACTTCATCAATATACGGAACAGTAAAATCTTATTTTATGAAGTAA
- a CDS encoding tetratricopeptide repeat-containing protein, which translates to MSDNTNNLNNRNNTTFILYIVVCSIFLIALIIIYLLFSSSIKKSMDYSIGKFETNSQIQLSNYYEFLKEMVTNESFENKEFIKNTLEEAFKPNIDLLRETLKDSKDFSINTVTFWLAFLSLIMIIFTILGIYANNKIMESNQKQSELIIKDLESKAENSFNNIGELVKENKEYIENLKSDFDNIKNSLLSEMETIKDDAIKTKDNTLNEVNSIKKEIDSNKKESEDLKSEIYEIRDESKKLLKEMREERKAQSEEGKNIIEKIKIEGNTQKEEAKDLKSEIERIKEEAEKMLKEMKEEREVQKEESEQTLEELNKKAKEIESTLKKIEKQTKQSKINADRAKVSELFNRALRENDKNNKEKAIKLYTEIINEYNSNDTDSLNNRGVLYSDKYKETKDEEYFDKALEDYNHILRIDNNDYGTYINMSFLYLNHYEINKENKESLTQAEKYLNEGLKLYTNDLELINNYGILLYFKYKEDKKTVDLNNSEMYFNKSIGNTRTKENIGETYYYLHLVYDEYAKLDENISGYSKEECEKKSKEYLQKSKDLGYKHFMDK; encoded by the coding sequence ATGTCTGATAATACAAATAACTTAAATAATAGAAATAATACCACATTCATATTATATATTGTTGTATGTTCAATATTTTTAATAGCATTGATTATAATATATTTATTATTTTCTTCTTCAATAAAAAAATCAATGGATTATAGTATTGGAAAGTTTGAAACAAATTCACAAATACAATTAAGCAATTATTATGAGTTCTTGAAAGAAATGGTTACAAATGAAAGTTTTGAAAATAAAGAGTTTATAAAAAATACATTAGAAGAAGCATTCAAACCTAATATAGATTTACTTAGAGAAACTCTAAAAGACAGTAAAGACTTTTCAATAAATACAGTAACTTTCTGGCTCGCATTTTTATCATTAATAATGATAATATTCACAATTTTAGGCATATACGCCAATAATAAAATAATGGAAAGCAATCAAAAGCAGTCGGAACTTATTATAAAAGACTTAGAATCAAAAGCGGAAAATAGTTTTAATAATATTGGAGAATTAGTAAAAGAAAATAAGGAGTATATTGAAAATCTAAAATCGGATTTTGACAATATAAAAAATAGTCTGCTTAGTGAAATGGAAACAATAAAAGATGATGCAATAAAGACAAAAGATAATACTCTAAATGAAGTAAATAGTATAAAAAAAGAAATAGACAGTAATAAAAAAGAATCTGAAGATTTAAAATCTGAAATATATGAAATAAGAGATGAATCAAAAAAACTATTAAAAGAAATGAGAGAAGAAAGAAAGGCTCAAAGCGAAGAAGGTAAAAATATTATAGAGAAAATAAAAATAGAAGGAAATACTCAAAAAGAAGAAGCTAAAGATTTAAAATCTGAAATAGAGAGAATAAAAGAAGAAGCAGAAAAAATGTTAAAAGAAATGAAAGAAGAAAGAGAAGTACAAAAAGAAGAATCTGAACAAACTCTAGAAGAATTAAATAAAAAAGCCAAAGAAATAGAATCAACATTAAAGAAAATAGAAAAACAAACCAAACAGTCAAAAATAAATGCTGACAGAGCTAAAGTAAGTGAATTATTTAATAGAGCTTTGAGAGAAAATGATAAAAATAATAAAGAAAAAGCTATAAAACTTTATACAGAAATAATAAATGAATATAATTCAAATGATACAGATTCTTTGAACAATAGAGGTGTTTTATATTCAGATAAATATAAAGAAACTAAAGATGAAGAATATTTTGATAAAGCATTAGAAGATTATAATCATATTTTAAGAATTGATAACAATGATTATGGTACATATATAAATATGTCATTCTTATATTTAAATCATTATGAAATAAATAAAGAAAACAAAGAAAGTTTGACACAAGCAGAAAAATATTTAAATGAAGGTTTAAAACTATATACTAATGATTTAGAATTAATAAATAATTATGGTATATTATTGTATTTCAAATATAAAGAAGATAAAAAAACTGTTGATTTAAATAATTCTGAAATGTATTTTAATAAATCTATAGGAAATACTAGAACTAAAGAAAACATAGGAGAAACCTACTACTATTTACATCTTGTATACGATGAATATGCTAAACTTGATGAAAATATAAGCGGATATTCAAAAGAAGAATGCGAAAAGAAAAGTAAAGAGTATCTTCAAAAGTCAAAAGATTTAGGATATAAGCATTTTATGGATAAATAA
- a CDS encoding DUF2262 domain-containing protein → MDKEIEDFNKNFDDEILDIAFVLKKQNLSAGKSKGKYYTLLVSAIAYKNIITNEIIENENLLIVKEIEDTKHYFQIFRNKTIVRLKVRKEKDSSGLYMRFLLEDIIDTNYKDNDLNIILEKYSKPVYYKDEELGDFELDKSINMFNKNIEWDNNNISISFENIDEEVNKKSVDIIRKIFASKKDIDKKLKEYISENLIEDANTWNDDDDKPHISKEEFVKLITLTSITIIYENNITFYFDDGDIFSRHVIAVDSDYDFNFEDAHIEG, encoded by the coding sequence ATGGATAAAGAAATTGAAGATTTTAATAAAAATTTTGACGATGAAATTTTAGACATAGCATTCGTTTTAAAAAAGCAAAATTTATCCGCCGGTAAATCAAAAGGAAAATATTATACTTTATTGGTATCTGCAATTGCATATAAAAATATTATTACCAATGAAATTATAGAAAATGAAAATTTACTTATAGTAAAAGAAATTGAAGATACAAAGCATTATTTTCAAATATTCAGAAACAAAACAATAGTAAGATTAAAAGTAAGAAAAGAAAAAGATTCATCTGGTTTATATATGAGATTTTTACTTGAAGATATTATTGATACCAACTATAAAGATAATGATTTAAATATTATATTAGAAAAATATTCTAAGCCTGTTTATTATAAAGATGAAGAATTGGGAGATTTTGAACTTGATAAGTCTATAAACATGTTTAATAAAAATATAGAGTGGGATAATAATAATATTTCAATATCATTTGAAAACATTGATGAAGAAGTTAATAAAAAAAGTGTTGATATAATCAGAAAAATATTTGCTAGTAAAAAAGATATTGATAAAAAACTAAAAGAGTATATATCAGAAAACCTGATTGAAGATGCCAACACTTGGAACGATGATGATGACAAACCTCATATAAGCAAAGAAGAGTTTGTAAAATTAATAACATTAACATCTATAACTATTATATACGAAAATAATATAACATTTTATTTTGATGACGGCGATATTTTCTCTAGACATGTAATAGCAGTAGACAGCGACTATGATTTTAATTTTGAAGATGCTCATATAGAAGGATAA